A single window of Undibacterium sp. 5I1 DNA harbors:
- the rpsO gene encoding 30S ribosomal protein S15 yields MTFEKSTKAAIVADNARGVNDTGSPEVQVALLTARINDLNGHFKAHAKDHHSRRGLIMMVNRRKSLLSYLKGKDLNRYRSLIEKLGLRK; encoded by the coding sequence ATGACTTTTGAAAAAAGTACTAAAGCCGCCATCGTTGCGGACAATGCCCGCGGTGTAAATGACACCGGCTCCCCAGAAGTGCAAGTTGCTTTATTGACTGCACGCATCAATGACTTAAACGGTCACTTCAAAGCACATGCTAAAGATCACCACTCACGTCGTGGTCTGATTATGATGGTTAACCGTCGTAAAAGTCTGCTGTCTTACCTCAAAGGTAAAGATTTGAACCGTTATCGTTCACTGATCGAAAAACTCGGCTTGCGTAAGTAA
- a CDS encoding 2-isopropylmalate synthase, with the protein MSDKLIIFDTTLRDGEQSPGASMTKDEKIRIARQLERLKVDVIEAGFAAASQGDFEAIQAIATSVREPIICSLSRANDRDISRAAEALKSAQRKRIHTFIATSPLHMEKKLRMTPDQVFEQAKQAVRFARQFTDDVEFSPEDGSRSDMDFLCRVIEAVIAEGATTINFADTVGYGVPELYGTMLKNLRERIPNSDKAIWSVHCHNDLGMAVANSLAGVMIGGARQVECTINGLGERAGNTALEEIVMAVRTRRDHFNLDCNIDTTQIVATSKLVSQITGFAVQPNKAVVGANAFAHASGIHQDGVLKARDTYEIMRAEDVGWSANKIVLGKLSGRNAFKQRLEELGIALESEADVNAAFTRFKELADRKSEIFDEDIMSLVSDEEHAHGNEYYRFVSLAQHSETGERPAAKIVFSIDTKEVTCNGHGNGPVDAIVNAIESTTQSGAELLLFSVNAITTGTQSQGEVTMRLSKAGRIVNGVGADPDIVVASAKAYLSALNKLHSKVEKLNPQL; encoded by the coding sequence ATGAGTGATAAATTAATCATATTTGATACCACCTTACGTGACGGCGAGCAGTCGCCCGGTGCGTCTATGACCAAGGATGAAAAAATCCGTATTGCACGTCAGTTAGAACGCTTAAAAGTGGACGTGATCGAAGCCGGTTTTGCTGCCGCATCGCAAGGAGATTTTGAGGCAATCCAGGCGATTGCCACATCAGTAAGAGAACCGATTATCTGCTCATTATCGCGCGCCAATGACCGGGATATTTCTCGTGCAGCTGAAGCACTAAAATCCGCCCAAAGAAAACGTATTCACACCTTCATTGCGACCTCACCATTGCATATGGAAAAGAAGCTGCGGATGACACCAGACCAAGTATTTGAGCAAGCGAAGCAAGCAGTGCGATTTGCGCGTCAGTTTACCGATGATGTTGAATTTAGTCCTGAAGATGGTAGTCGTTCAGATATGGACTTTTTATGCCGGGTGATCGAGGCCGTCATTGCTGAGGGCGCAACCACAATCAATTTTGCCGATACGGTAGGTTATGGCGTACCAGAGCTGTACGGCACGATGCTAAAAAATTTACGCGAGCGTATTCCTAACTCGGATAAAGCGATATGGTCAGTTCATTGCCACAACGATCTGGGTATGGCAGTGGCAAATTCGTTAGCTGGTGTGATGATCGGCGGGGCGCGGCAGGTGGAATGTACGATCAATGGTTTGGGTGAGCGTGCTGGTAATACTGCGCTAGAAGAAATCGTGATGGCAGTACGGACTCGCCGTGATCACTTCAATTTAGACTGCAATATTGATACGACTCAGATCGTTGCGACTTCAAAATTGGTCTCTCAAATTACTGGCTTTGCAGTGCAGCCAAACAAGGCAGTGGTTGGTGCGAATGCGTTTGCGCATGCCTCTGGGATTCATCAAGATGGTGTGTTGAAAGCGCGTGATACCTATGAAATTATGCGAGCTGAAGATGTCGGCTGGAGTGCAAATAAAATCGTTCTGGGTAAATTATCAGGTAGAAACGCATTCAAACAACGTCTTGAGGAGCTCGGCATCGCCTTGGAGTCAGAGGCGGATGTGAATGCGGCATTTACGCGATTTAAAGAGCTGGCAGATCGTAAATCAGAAATCTTTGACGAAGATATTATGTCCTTGGTCTCCGATGAAGAACATGCACACGGTAACGAATACTATCGGTTTGTTTCTTTGGCACAGCATTCCGAGACAGGTGAAAGGCCAGCAGCAAAAATTGTGTTTTCAATTGATACGAAAGAAGTTACTTGCAACGGCCACGGCAACGGTCCTGTCGATGCGATTGTGAATGCGATTGAATCGACGACGCAAAGTGGCGCTGAGTTATTACTATTTTCGGTGAACGCGATCACCACTGGTACGCAATCTCAGGGAGAAGTTACGATGCGTTTATCTAAAGCGGGTCGTATCGTAAATGGTGTCGGGGCTGATCCTGATATTGTGGTTGCCTCAGCTAAAGCGTATTTGTCGGCTTTGAATAAATTGCATTCAAAAGTAGAGAAGCTTAATCCTCAGCTGTGA
- the pssA gene encoding CDP-diacylglycerol--serine O-phosphatidyltransferase, which translates to MPSFKRRKPKGSFKLFPRGARKNQANTFSENVPMLPAKRRRGIYLLPNAFTTAALFCGFYAIVMAMNQRFDQSAFAIFAAMVLDSLDGRVARMTNTQSEFGAQYDSLSDMISFGAAPALVAYEWSLRGMDKLGWLAAFIYCAGAALRLARFNTNIAVVDKRYFQGLPSPAAAALVAGFVLLMTDLNFKGSELSWSTWCITLFAGLTMVTNVPFYSFKDVNFRRSVPFVAPLLIVLGYVAVVKDPPKVLFGLFVLYGLSGYVVLLWRWRKGRPISIVQTTVEPHEEK; encoded by the coding sequence ATGCCATCTTTCAAACGACGCAAGCCCAAAGGTAGTTTTAAGCTTTTTCCTCGTGGTGCACGTAAAAATCAAGCGAACACATTCAGCGAGAATGTGCCGATGCTCCCTGCCAAACGTCGGCGTGGAATTTATTTGTTGCCGAATGCATTTACTACTGCAGCTTTGTTTTGCGGCTTCTATGCGATCGTGATGGCGATGAACCAACGCTTTGATCAATCGGCATTCGCTATTTTTGCAGCGATGGTGCTGGATAGTCTGGATGGTCGTGTGGCGCGGATGACAAATACGCAAAGTGAATTTGGTGCTCAATACGATAGTTTGTCTGACATGATCTCTTTCGGCGCGGCACCAGCTTTGGTCGCGTATGAATGGTCGCTTCGCGGGATGGATAAACTCGGCTGGTTAGCTGCCTTTATCTACTGTGCTGGAGCCGCATTGCGATTAGCACGTTTTAATACCAATATCGCTGTAGTTGATAAGCGTTATTTTCAAGGTTTGCCAAGTCCGGCCGCGGCGGCGTTGGTCGCAGGATTTGTGCTGCTTATGACCGATCTGAATTTTAAAGGTAGTGAACTTAGTTGGAGTACTTGGTGCATTACGTTATTTGCTGGATTGACGATGGTGACGAATGTTCCTTTTTACAGTTTTAAAGATGTAAATTTTCGTCGCTCGGTTCCGTTTGTTGCACCACTTTTGATCGTGCTTGGATACGTCGCTGTGGTTAAAGACCCACCTAAAGTATTGTTTGGATTATTTGTCTTGTATGGCTTGTCTGGTTACGTTGTTTTACTGTGGCGCTGGCGCAAAGGTCGCCCCATCAGTATTGTTCAAACAACGGTGGAGCCACACGAAGAAAAATAG
- the ilvC gene encoding ketol-acid reductoisomerase → MKVFYDKDCDLSLIKGKNVTIIGYGSQGHAHAQNLNDSGCKVTVALRKGGASWDKAKNAGLNVAEVNDAVKAADVIMILLPDENIAQVYAENVAPHAKQGAVLAFAHGFNVHYGQVVPRADLDVIMIAPKAPGHTVRGTYSQGGGVPHLIAVYQDKSGSARDIALSYAMANGGGRAGIIETNFREETETDLFGEQAVLCGGAVELIKAGFETLVEAGYAPEMAYFECLHELKLIVDLIYEGGIANMNYSISNNAEYGEYVTGPKVVTSATKDAMRQCLKDIQTGEYAKSFILENKAGAPTLISRRRLTSEHQIEEVGAKLRAMMPWIAKNKLVDQSKN, encoded by the coding sequence ATGAAAGTTTTCTACGATAAAGATTGCGATTTGTCCCTCATCAAAGGCAAAAACGTTACTATCATTGGTTACGGTTCCCAAGGTCATGCCCACGCACAAAATTTGAATGATTCTGGCTGCAAAGTTACCGTTGCTCTGCGCAAAGGTGGCGCGTCATGGGACAAGGCAAAAAATGCCGGTCTGAATGTAGCGGAAGTGAATGATGCAGTGAAAGCAGCTGACGTCATCATGATCTTGTTGCCAGATGAAAACATCGCCCAAGTGTATGCTGAAAACGTAGCGCCACATGCCAAGCAAGGTGCTGTATTAGCGTTCGCACATGGCTTTAATGTTCATTACGGCCAAGTCGTACCACGCGCCGATCTGGACGTAATCATGATCGCCCCAAAAGCGCCGGGCCACACAGTTCGCGGCACTTATTCTCAAGGTGGTGGCGTGCCTCACTTGATCGCTGTATATCAAGACAAGTCAGGCTCTGCACGTGATATCGCTTTGTCCTATGCGATGGCCAACGGTGGTGGTCGTGCCGGTATCATCGAAACTAACTTCCGTGAAGAAACTGAGACCGATTTGTTCGGCGAACAAGCAGTATTGTGCGGTGGCGCAGTTGAACTGATCAAAGCTGGTTTCGAGACCTTGGTCGAAGCTGGTTATGCACCAGAAATGGCGTATTTTGAATGTCTGCACGAATTAAAATTGATCGTCGATCTGATCTATGAAGGCGGTATCGCCAACATGAATTACTCGATCTCGAACAATGCAGAATATGGCGAATATGTGACCGGCCCTAAAGTCGTCACGTCCGCGACCAAAGATGCAATGCGTCAATGCCTCAAAGATATTCAAACTGGCGAATATGCGAAGAGTTTTATCCTGGAAAATAAAGCAGGTGCACCTACTTTGATTTCCCGTCGCCGTTTGACATCTGAGCATCAGATAGAAGAGGTCGGTGCTAAGTTGCGCGCAATGATGCCTTGGATTGCTAAGAATAAATTAGTCGATCAATCGAAAAATTAA
- the ilvN gene encoding acetolactate synthase small subunit, translating to MRHIISVLLENEAGALSRVVGLFSARGYNIETLTVAPTEDATLSRMTIVTSGSDDIIEQITKHLNRLIEVVKVVDLTEGAHIERELMLIKVRAVGKEREEMKRTADIFRGRIIDVTEKTYTIELTGNKGKLDAFIDSIDRTAILETVRTGGSGIGRGERILKV from the coding sequence ATGAGACATATCATTTCTGTTTTGCTGGAAAACGAAGCGGGTGCTTTGTCACGTGTGGTTGGTTTATTTTCTGCTCGTGGTTATAACATCGAAACCTTAACGGTAGCGCCGACCGAAGATGCCACGCTATCACGCATGACCATTGTGACCTCGGGTTCGGATGACATCATCGAGCAAATCACCAAGCACTTAAATCGTCTGATTGAAGTCGTGAAGGTGGTGGATCTGACCGAGGGTGCGCATATCGAGCGTGAGCTGATGTTGATCAAAGTCAGGGCCGTTGGTAAAGAGCGTGAGGAGATGAAGCGTACAGCGGATATTTTCCGTGGACGTATCATTGATGTCACCGAAAAAACTTACACCATCGAACTGACCGGTAATAAAGGCAAGCTGGATGCCTTTATCGATTCCATTGACCGCACAGCGATTTTAGAAACTGTGCGTACTGGTGGTTCTGGCATCGGTCGCGGCGAGCGTATTCTCAAAGTCTAA
- a CDS encoding acetolactate synthase 3 catalytic subunit, which produces MSSDTNTEITGAEILVKCLAEEGVEHVFGYPGGAVLYIYDAIFNQDKFQHILVRHEQAAIHAADAYSRSSQKVGVALVTSGPGVTNAVTGLATAYMDSIPMVIISGQVPSHAIGQDAFQECDTVGITRPCVKHNFLVKDVRDLATTIKKAFFIATTGRPGPVLVDIPKDISMHKTTYFYPKEIEMRSYKPVDKGHSGQIRKAVQLLLQAERPMIYTGGGVILANASPELNKLVDQLGFPCTNTLMGLGAYPASSDKFVGMLGMHGTYEANMAMQHCDVLIAIGARFDDRVIGNPKHFASSPRKIIHIDIDPSSISKRVKVDIPIVGNVKDVLQEFLSQLSVAETKSNPKALADWWKQVNEWRKRDCLKFPTSTEVIKPQSVVQKVWEITKGDAFVTSDVGQHQMWAAQYYGFDKPRRWINSGGLGTMGVGLPYAMGVQMANPGATVACITGEASIQMCIQELATCKQYHLTPKIILLNNRFLGMVRQWQQIDYGSRYSESYMDSLPDFTKLVEAYGHVGMKIENPADIDGALKDAFAMKDRLVFMNFITDQTENVWPMVKAGAGLTEMLLGSEDL; this is translated from the coding sequence ATGAGTTCAGATACAAATACAGAAATAACCGGCGCAGAGATCTTAGTTAAATGTCTGGCCGAAGAGGGTGTTGAGCATGTGTTCGGATATCCGGGCGGTGCTGTACTCTATATCTACGATGCAATTTTTAATCAGGACAAGTTTCAACATATTCTTGTTCGTCATGAGCAGGCCGCGATACACGCAGCCGATGCTTATTCCCGATCCTCACAAAAAGTGGGTGTTGCGCTAGTGACATCTGGCCCTGGCGTTACCAATGCGGTAACTGGCCTGGCAACCGCTTACATGGATTCGATCCCGATGGTGATCATTTCCGGCCAAGTCCCAAGCCACGCCATTGGTCAGGATGCTTTCCAGGAATGCGATACCGTCGGTATTACACGTCCTTGCGTCAAGCATAACTTTTTGGTGAAAGACGTCAGAGATTTAGCGACGACCATTAAAAAGGCTTTTTTTATCGCTACAACGGGTCGTCCCGGTCCTGTGTTAGTTGACATCCCTAAAGATATCAGCATGCACAAGACTACCTATTTTTACCCAAAAGAAATTGAAATGCGCTCTTACAAGCCTGTGGATAAAGGTCATTCTGGTCAGATCCGTAAGGCGGTGCAACTATTGCTGCAAGCAGAGCGCCCGATGATTTATACCGGTGGCGGTGTGATTCTGGCGAATGCGTCGCCAGAGTTGAATAAACTGGTCGATCAATTAGGCTTTCCATGCACTAACACCTTGATGGGATTAGGCGCATATCCAGCCTCTAGCGATAAATTTGTCGGTATGCTCGGCATGCACGGTACTTACGAAGCTAACATGGCAATGCAGCACTGCGACGTGTTGATTGCGATTGGCGCACGTTTTGATGACCGCGTTATCGGTAACCCCAAACATTTTGCGTCTAGTCCGCGCAAAATTATTCATATCGATATTGATCCATCGTCGATTTCTAAGCGGGTAAAAGTTGATATTCCTATCGTTGGTAATGTTAAAGACGTATTGCAAGAATTTTTGTCGCAATTGAGTGTCGCTGAAACCAAATCTAATCCCAAAGCTCTGGCAGACTGGTGGAAGCAAGTCAATGAATGGCGCAAACGCGATTGTCTGAAGTTCCCGACATCGACCGAAGTGATCAAACCTCAGTCAGTTGTTCAGAAAGTTTGGGAAATCACCAAGGGCGACGCCTTCGTCACCTCTGACGTTGGTCAGCATCAAATGTGGGCGGCGCAGTATTACGGCTTTGACAAACCACGTCGCTGGATTAATTCTGGCGGCTTGGGCACGATGGGCGTGGGCTTGCCTTATGCGATGGGTGTTCAGATGGCCAATCCCGGTGCGACTGTCGCCTGTATTACAGGCGAAGCGTCTATACAAATGTGTATTCAAGAGCTCGCTACTTGCAAGCAATATCATTTGACGCCAAAAATTATTTTGCTGAATAACCGTTTCCTTGGCATGGTCAGGCAGTGGCAGCAAATTGATTATGGTTCACGTTATTCCGAGTCGTACATGGACTCTTTGCCGGACTTTACCAAGTTAGTAGAGGCCTACGGCCATGTTGGCATGAAGATCGAAAACCCAGCTGATATTGATGGCGCTTTAAAAGATGCCTTCGCAATGAAAGATCGTCTGGTGTTTATGAACTTCATCACAGATCAAACCGAAAACGTCTGGCCTATGGTCAAGGCGGGCGCTGGTTTGACTGAAATGCTGCTCGGCTCGGAGGATTTATAA
- a CDS encoding RNA polymerase sigma factor yields MATDKELSNFLEGVERRAFKHAVYTVRNQESALDIVQESMIKLSEKYGDKPAAELPMLFQRILQNTILDFFRREKVRNTWVSLFSSITPNNNQGDDNFDLLESYAAEDGTEASESSADKIEREQVLNIIDEEVQKLPARQREAFLMRYWEDMDVAETAAAMGCSEGSVKTHCSRATHALAVSLKAKGITL; encoded by the coding sequence ATGGCCACAGACAAAGAATTATCCAATTTCCTTGAAGGCGTAGAACGTCGCGCTTTCAAACATGCCGTCTATACCGTACGCAACCAAGAGTCTGCGTTGGATATTGTGCAAGAATCCATGATCAAGCTTTCTGAAAAATATGGCGATAAGCCTGCGGCAGAATTGCCGATGCTATTTCAGAGAATTTTGCAAAACACGATTCTAGATTTTTTTCGTAGAGAAAAAGTGCGCAATACTTGGGTTAGCTTATTTTCAAGTATCACTCCAAACAATAATCAAGGCGATGATAATTTTGATTTATTGGAAAGTTATGCCGCAGAAGATGGCACAGAAGCATCGGAATCAAGCGCGGACAAGATAGAACGTGAACAAGTTCTGAATATTATCGATGAGGAAGTACAAAAACTTCCAGCGCGTCAACGGGAAGCCTTCCTCATGCGTTATTGGGAAGACATGGACGTAGCAGAGACTGCCGCCGCAATGGGCTGCTCAGAAGGCAGCGTAAAAACGCATTGTTCCCGCGCGACACATGCGCTCGCAGTATCGCTTAAGGCAAAAGGAATAACATTATGA
- a CDS encoding DUF3619 family protein, whose protein sequence is MNYSREAQDLDFAYKVRHALNESAENIPAPALDRLANARKIAMSRKKQASPSAVFAFGGVLAGNAGFSFQGPQSWLGKLGVILPLLVLVMGLTGIYEYEQQRRISDLAEIDAAVLVDELPPDAYLDTGFSAYLNKAEE, encoded by the coding sequence ATGAATTACTCACGAGAAGCGCAAGACCTCGACTTTGCCTACAAAGTACGGCATGCATTAAACGAATCCGCTGAAAACATTCCCGCACCGGCGCTGGACAGGCTCGCTAATGCGCGCAAAATTGCAATGTCACGCAAAAAGCAAGCTTCGCCAAGTGCGGTTTTTGCATTTGGTGGCGTTTTAGCTGGCAATGCGGGGTTTTCTTTCCAAGGACCACAATCTTGGCTAGGTAAGCTGGGCGTTATCTTGCCTTTGCTGGTACTGGTTATGGGCTTGACAGGCATTTACGAATACGAGCAACAAAGAAGAATTAGCGATTTAGCAGAAATTGATGCGGCAGTTTTAGTCGATGAATTGCCACCTGATGCTTACCTTGATACTGGCTTTAGCGCTTATTTGAATAAAGCGGAGGAATAG
- a CDS encoding DUF3106 domain-containing protein, with protein sequence MRLSTLFVVNRTEVLALIMAVVASVTYVMSATAADVKPTVAQKATSLPATPLTRPSWQELSATQKIALAPLAPEWQRMSEQNKKKWLEIANKYAVMKPDEQVRVQERMRAWVKLTPEQRMQARENFARTTQINSEKKSEQWQQYQKLSEEEKKKLASEAVKKKSVTNLPSEAQRKAVPLAPIKGAPKAALAAQANKPVAVIAPQSASLPASVLPAPNTSVYQTPAK encoded by the coding sequence GTGCGCTTATCCACTTTGTTCGTGGTCAACAGAACTGAAGTCCTTGCCTTAATCATGGCAGTGGTAGCGTCGGTAACTTACGTCATGTCAGCTACCGCTGCTGACGTGAAGCCAACTGTCGCGCAAAAAGCTACCTCGTTACCAGCGACGCCATTGACTAGACCAAGCTGGCAGGAATTAAGTGCGACACAAAAAATCGCACTTGCCCCACTCGCGCCTGAATGGCAACGGATGAGTGAGCAAAATAAAAAGAAATGGCTAGAAATTGCAAATAAATATGCAGTAATGAAGCCAGACGAGCAAGTTCGGGTGCAAGAACGTATGCGCGCCTGGGTTAAATTAACGCCTGAACAACGCATGCAAGCACGAGAAAATTTTGCTCGTACAACTCAAATAAACTCAGAAAAAAAATCTGAGCAGTGGCAGCAGTATCAAAAATTAAGTGAAGAAGAAAAGAAAAAACTCGCAAGTGAAGCGGTGAAGAAAAAAAGCGTAACAAATCTTCCCTCAGAAGCTCAACGCAAAGCAGTACCTCTGGCTCCTATCAAAGGTGCACCTAAGGCAGCGTTGGCAGCACAAGCAAACAAGCCGGTGGCTGTGATTGCACCCCAATCAGCAAGTTTGCCAGCAAGCGTGTTGCCTGCACCAAACACGTCGGTATATCAAACTCCGGCAAAGTAA
- a CDS encoding RDD family protein yields the protein MATTNTVIPPPVTPALKRRLICMVYEAMLLFGVIFTAGMIFDVWTQSRHALTLRHAREAWLFAILGIYFVFFWCRSGQTLAMKTWNIKLIDGERQKLPIIKAVVRYCLAWMWFIPGLAIAYQFELKGWLAIVAVTANIILWALTYKLDKDGQFLHDKLAKTRLVHAEVKLSNDTRFVD from the coding sequence GTGGCTACAACAAATACTGTTATCCCTCCTCCGGTAACACCAGCCTTAAAACGTCGGCTTATTTGCATGGTTTATGAAGCGATGCTTTTGTTCGGTGTCATTTTTACGGCAGGCATGATATTCGACGTCTGGACCCAGAGCAGGCATGCACTGACCCTTCGCCACGCTCGTGAGGCCTGGCTCTTCGCCATACTCGGAATATATTTTGTGTTTTTTTGGTGCCGGAGTGGTCAAACTTTGGCAATGAAAACGTGGAATATCAAACTAATTGATGGCGAGAGACAAAAATTACCCATCATTAAAGCAGTAGTTCGCTACTGCCTGGCATGGATGTGGTTTATTCCAGGCCTGGCGATTGCCTACCAATTCGAATTAAAAGGCTGGCTCGCTATTGTGGCCGTCACCGCAAACATTATCCTTTGGGCGCTAACATACAAGCTTGATAAAGATGGTCAATTTTTGCATGATAAATTAGCGAAAACTCGCTTGGTCCACGCGGAAGTTAAATTAAGCAATGACACCAGATTCGTAGATTAA
- a CDS encoding TetR/AcrR family transcriptional regulator, which produces MQHKTPRRTRERILDLSLRLFNEFGEPNITTTVIAEEMHISPGNLYYHFRNKDDIVNSIFTQFEEEINKKLAFPEGRKANIQDIWTYLHLTFELVWRYRFFYRDLNDLLSRNRNLELHFKQILSHKIKVATELCYGLRTDGEFEGNDIEIDALATNMVVVATYWLSYEYVRNPRKYTELQTMSESLARGCYQVIVLISPYLRGETKNVFEKLSQEYLKKINP; this is translated from the coding sequence ATGCAACACAAAACGCCTCGTCGTACCAGGGAACGTATACTGGACTTATCACTTCGCCTATTTAACGAATTTGGCGAACCCAATATCACAACCACTGTTATTGCTGAAGAGATGCATATCTCTCCTGGCAATCTTTACTATCACTTCCGTAATAAAGACGATATTGTTAATTCTATCTTCACTCAATTTGAAGAAGAAATTAATAAAAAACTCGCGTTCCCGGAAGGTCGTAAAGCGAACATTCAAGATATCTGGACTTATCTGCATCTGACCTTTGAATTGGTCTGGCGCTATCGCTTTTTTTATCGTGATTTAAACGATCTGCTGTCCAGAAATCGCAATCTGGAACTGCATTTTAAACAAATTCTGTCGCACAAAATCAAAGTCGCCACCGAGCTTTGCTATGGCCTGCGTACCGATGGTGAGTTTGAAGGCAACGACATCGAGATTGACGCCCTTGCGACCAACATGGTGGTGGTCGCCACGTATTGGTTGTCCTACGAATACGTCCGCAATCCTCGCAAATACACCGAGCTACAAACCATGTCCGAATCCCTGGCGCGTGGCTGCTATCAGGTGATCGTGCTAATCAGCCCTTACTTGCGCGGCGAAACTAAAAACGTCTTCGAAAAACTATCGCAAGAATATCTGAAAAAAATTAACCCATAA
- a CDS encoding TIGR00730 family Rossman fold protein has product MKSLCVYCGSSIGDDDAYAQGARQLAAEMVSNSISLVYGGGNVGLMGVIADEVLRLGGQVTGVIPQALMDKEVGHTGLSQLHIVKNMHERKAMMAELSDGFIAMPGGVGTLEELFEMFTWSQLGFHQKPLGLLNIAGFYNSLLDFLQHTVNAKFLKAEHLALLHQQENPAKLILDLQQAKPLTLHKWVRQADI; this is encoded by the coding sequence ATAAAATCGCTTTGCGTTTACTGCGGCTCATCCATCGGTGACGACGACGCCTACGCGCAAGGCGCCCGCCAGCTCGCTGCTGAAATGGTATCGAACAGCATCTCCCTCGTCTATGGCGGTGGCAATGTTGGTTTGATGGGCGTGATCGCGGATGAAGTCTTGCGGCTCGGTGGTCAAGTAACTGGAGTTATCCCGCAAGCCCTGATGGATAAAGAAGTTGGCCATACAGGTTTAAGCCAGTTACACATCGTAAAAAATATGCATGAACGCAAAGCAATGATGGCGGAATTGTCAGACGGGTTTATCGCCATGCCGGGCGGTGTCGGCACTTTGGAAGAACTATTTGAAATGTTCACCTGGTCGCAACTAGGTTTCCATCAAAAACCTTTGGGCTTATTGAATATCGCTGGTTTTTACAATAGCCTGCTCGATTTTCTGCAGCACACCGTCAATGCCAAGTTTTTAAAAGCGGAACATCTGGCGCTGCTACATCAGCAAGAAAATCCCGCCAAACTGATTTTAGACCTGCAGCAAGCCAAGCCTTTGACATTGCATAAATGGGTCCGGCAAGCGGATATTTAA